The Desulfuromonadales bacterium nucleotide sequence CGGAGAGCTCGACGATCTCCACCAGGTCCGCCTCGGGGTAGACGCCGGAGATGACCAGACCGGCCTTCTTCAGGGACTGGCGGTAGGCGTTGTTGAATTCGAAGCGGTGGCGATGGCGCTCGGAGATGTCCGGCTGGCCGTAGATGCGGCGTGCCAGGCTCTTTTCCCCGAGGTGACAGGGATAGGCGCCGAGACGCATGGTCCCCCCCTTCACCTTCACCGATTTCTGGCTTTCCATGATGTGAATGACCGGGTTTTTGGCGTCCTCGCGGAACTCGGCCGAGAAGGCTTCCTCGATGCCGCAGACATTCCGGGCGAACTCCACCACCGCCATCTGCATGCCGAGGCAGATGCCGAAGAAGGGCGTCCGGTTTTCCCGGGCATAGCGGATGGCGGCGATCTTCCCCTCGCTCCCCCGCTCGCCGAAGCCGCCCGGGACGAGAATGCCGTCAACCTCGGCAAAGGTATCGCCGATCCCGTGGCGCTCCAGCGCCTCGGAGTCGACGTATTTGAGGCGGACCCGGCAGTCGTTGGCGATGCCGCCGTGGATCAGCGCCTCGGAAAGAGACTTGTAGCTCTCGGTCAGCTCGACATACTTGCCGACGATGGCGATGGCGGTCTCGGAGGCCGGCTCCTTGACCCTTTTCACGACCCGCTCCCAGGGCGAGAGGTCGGGCGCCTTTGTCCAGATGTTCAGGTAATCGACGAGGCGTTCATCGAGCCCCTGCTCGTGGAAGGCAAGCGGCACCTCATAAATCGACTCGACATCGCGGGCAGTAACGACCGCCTCTTCCTTGACGTTGCAGAAGAGGGCGATCTTGGCCTTCATGTCGCGCGGGATCTCCCGGTCGCAGCGGCAGAGCAGAATGTCGGGCTGGATGCCGATCTCGCGCAGTTCCTTGACGCTGTGCTGGGTCGGCTTGGTCTTGAGCTCGCCGGCGGTGGCGATGTAGGGGACCAGGGTGAGGTGGATGTACAGGACGTTCTCATGTCCCCGGTCGGTGCGGAACTGGCGGATCGCCTCGAGAAACGGCAGCGATTCGATGTCGCCGACGGTGCCGCCGACCTCGATGATGGCGATGTCGACCCCCTTGGCATTTTCGAGGATCTTGCTCTTGATTTCGTTGGTGATGTGGGGAATGACCTGCACCGTCCCGCCGAGGTAATCCCCCCGGCGCTCCTTGCGGATGACCGAGTCGTAGATCTGGCCGGTGGTGAAATTCGACTTGCGGGAGAGCCGCGCCGAAGTGTAGCGCTCGTAGTGGCCGAGGTCGAGGTCGGTTTCCGCCCCGTCGTCGGTGACGAAGACTTCGCCGTGCTGGAACGGGCTCATCGTCCCCGGATCGACGTTGATGTAAGGATCCATCTTCTGCATTGAAACCTGCAGGCCCCGGGCTTCCATGAGGGCGCCGATGGAAGCGGCAGCCAGCCCCTTGCCGAGGGAAGAGACGACGCCGCCGGTGATGAACAGAAACTTGGTCTTCATGCAGACTCCTTGGCAACAGCTGCGGACCCGCCCGAGGCGGCCCGTCGCCGGGCGAAATCAAAGGTTGGATTTTACACGGAAGCCAGGCAAAAGGGAATCCCTAATTCCCCCGCCTGCTCCCGCCCCGGCCGCCGGCGACGGCAGCCCGCACCCGCTCCAGGTCCTCCGGCGTATCGACGCCCTGGGAGGTGAGCTCGGTGGCCGCCACCTTGATGCGGAAACCGTGCTCCAGGGCCCGCAGCTGCTCGAGCTTCTCCAGCTGTTCGAGGGGGGTCGGCGAGAGCCGCGGGTAGGTCAGAAGAAAGTCCTTGCGGTAGACATAGAGACCGATGTGCTTGAAGGCCTCGATGCGGGAGAAATTCGCCTCGAGCTCATCGGCCAGATCGCGGGGGTGGGGGATCGGCGCCCGGGAAAAGTAGAGAGCGAAACCCTGGCGGTCGGTGACCACCTTGACGACGTTGGAATTGAGGTATTCCTCGACCGAGGCGACCGGCGTCTTCAGGGTACCCATCACCACCCCGGGATTGCGCCGCACGGCATTGACCGCCTGATCGATCATGCGCGGGTCGATGAGCGGCTCGTCCCCCTGCACGTTGACGATCAGGTCGGTCTCGATGCGGGCAGCCACTTCGGCCAGCCGGTCGGTGCCGGTCGGGTGGTCGGCGCGGGTCATCTGCACCTCGCCGCCGAAGGCTCTGACCGCCGTCGCGATGCGCTCGTCGTCGGTCGCAACCACCACCTGGTGGACACTGTTCGCCTGGCGGGTGCGCTCGTAGACCCACTGGATCATCGGCTTGCCGTGGATGTCGGCAAGCGGCTTTCCGGGGAAGCGGGTGGAGGCATAACGGGCGGGGATGACGGCGGTAACGCGCATCGGCGGATCCTTTCCGGGGCTTCGGTCGAACCGCCACGTAGGGTAAAGAAATCACCGGGGGATGTCAAGGCGTGGGGCGGGGTGAGAGACGGCCTGACAGTTGAGCCTCCCCTGGATATTCAGGCGGAGGGGCCTTTTCCTGCTAAGATGAACAAATGACCATCTGCAAACCTTTCTTTTTACTCTTTCTGTCCGTATCCATCCTGAGCCTCGGCAATGGCTGCGCGACCTTGCCGGACGTCTCTGAAATGATGGACCAGGCGCCGACGACACAGGAGCCTCGTCAAATCGTTTCCTCCAAAGGACTGCTGTCTCCCCAAAAAAGCAAGGCGATCATGGAACGGTTGAAGAATTCTGTCGAGCCGACGGACATTCTGGAGCGCCACACCGCCGTGGTTGAATCGATCACCGACAGCCCCCTGACGAAGGGGAACAAAGTCGTTCTGCTCGCCGATGGCCAGGCTACCTATGCCGCCATGTTCAAGGCCCTGGAGAATGCCAAAGACCATGTCAACATGGAAAGCTACATCATTGAAGATGATGAAGTGGGGCGGAAATTTGCCGACCTGTTGCTGCAAAAGCAGGCGGAAGGGGTCCAGGTCAATCTTGTCTATGACAGCCTGGGCAGTATGAAGAATCCCGCTGCTTTTTCCCAGCGACTGCGCGACGGCGGCATTCAGGTTGTCGAATTCAATCCGCTGAATCCACTGGCGGCCCGGGGGCAATGGGGGCCGACACATCGGGACCACCGCAAGATATTGATCGTCGATGGCAAGGTCGCCATCATGGGGGGCATCAACATCAGCGAGGTTTATTCGAGCAGTCCTTTCAAGCGGAAAAAAAACCAAAAGGCGCCCGTACACTGGCGTGACACCGACATCCAGATTGAAGGCCCGGCCGTGGCTGAATTGCAGAAGCTCTTTATTGACACCTGGCTGCAGCAGAAGGGGCCTGAACTTTCCGAACGAAAGTATTTCCCTGCGCTGAAAGAGGCGGGGAATGCCCTGGTGCGAGTGGTCGGCGCCACCCCGGGGGAGACCAACAGGATCCCGTTTATCATGTATGTGTCGGCCATCACTTTTGCTGCGCATTCGATTCACATGACGAATTCCTATTTCATCCCGGACGACCAGATTGTAAAGGCCCTTATCGATGCGGCCGAGCGCGGGGTCGACGTCAAGATCATTCTCCCCGGAATCACCGATTCCAAGTTGGCATTACATGCCCAGAGATATCATTATTCCGTGCTTTTGAAGTCGGGAGTGAAGATATATGAGCGAGACACTTCCCTGCTGCACGCCAAAACCGCGGTGATTGACCAGGTCTGGTCCACCGTCGGCTCCACCAACATGGACTTTTTGAGCCTGTTAAATAATGACGAGGTGAATGCGGTTATCCTGAGTAAAGAGTTCGCCGTCGAAATGGAGAAGATGTTTGTCGGGGACCTCGAAAATTCCAGGCAGATTCATTGGAAGGAGTGGAAAAAAAGGCCTCTGTTCCCCAGAGTCAGGGAGTGGTTTTTGAATTTATTCGTCCAATGGCTGTAACATTTCGGCAACGGTGAGGGCATGACGACTAGAGCGCATTATGTGAATCGAACATTTTGAGTAACTTTGATTGAATGCTGGTATATTTATCCCCATGAAAAAACATCTGCAATCACCGACCAGCAGTGATAAACGGACCGAGCCCTCTGCGGAAGACGCTCCGGCGGTGCCAGAGCCCCCCCCTTTCCCCATTGTCGGCATCGGTGCCTCCGCCGGCGGCCTGGAAGCGCTGGAGCTGTTC carries:
- a CDS encoding CTP synthase; amino-acid sequence: MKTKFLFITGGVVSSLGKGLAAASIGALMEARGLQVSMQKMDPYINVDPGTMSPFQHGEVFVTDDGAETDLDLGHYERYTSARLSRKSNFTTGQIYDSVIRKERRGDYLGGTVQVIPHITNEIKSKILENAKGVDIAIIEVGGTVGDIESLPFLEAIRQFRTDRGHENVLYIHLTLVPYIATAGELKTKPTQHSVKELREIGIQPDILLCRCDREIPRDMKAKIALFCNVKEEAVVTARDVESIYEVPLAFHEQGLDERLVDYLNIWTKAPDLSPWERVVKRVKEPASETAIAIVGKYVELTESYKSLSEALIHGGIANDCRVRLKYVDSEALERHGIGDTFAEVDGILVPGGFGERGSEGKIAAIRYARENRTPFFGICLGMQMAVVEFARNVCGIEEAFSAEFREDAKNPVIHIMESQKSVKVKGGTMRLGAYPCHLGEKSLARRIYGQPDISERHRHRFEFNNAYRQSLKKAGLVISGVYPEADLVEIVELSDHPWFLGCQFHPEFRSRPMDPHPLFESFVGACLKQRGEK
- the cls gene encoding cardiolipin synthase — protein: MTICKPFFLLFLSVSILSLGNGCATLPDVSEMMDQAPTTQEPRQIVSSKGLLSPQKSKAIMERLKNSVEPTDILERHTAVVESITDSPLTKGNKVVLLADGQATYAAMFKALENAKDHVNMESYIIEDDEVGRKFADLLLQKQAEGVQVNLVYDSLGSMKNPAAFSQRLRDGGIQVVEFNPLNPLAARGQWGPTHRDHRKILIVDGKVAIMGGINISEVYSSSPFKRKKNQKAPVHWRDTDIQIEGPAVAELQKLFIDTWLQQKGPELSERKYFPALKEAGNALVRVVGATPGETNRIPFIMYVSAITFAAHSIHMTNSYFIPDDQIVKALIDAAERGVDVKIILPGITDSKLALHAQRYHYSVLLKSGVKIYERDTSLLHAKTAVIDQVWSTVGSTNMDFLSLLNNDEVNAVILSKEFAVEMEKMFVGDLENSRQIHWKEWKKRPLFPRVREWFLNLFVQWL
- the kdsB gene encoding 3-deoxy-manno-octulosonate cytidylyltransferase, with product MRVTAVIPARYASTRFPGKPLADIHGKPMIQWVYERTRQANSVHQVVVATDDERIATAVRAFGGEVQMTRADHPTGTDRLAEVAARIETDLIVNVQGDEPLIDPRMIDQAVNAVRRNPGVVMGTLKTPVASVEEYLNSNVVKVVTDRQGFALYFSRAPIPHPRDLADELEANFSRIEAFKHIGLYVYRKDFLLTYPRLSPTPLEQLEKLEQLRALEHGFRIKVAATELTSQGVDTPEDLERVRAAVAGGRGGSRRGN